The nucleotide sequence GGGCGCCTGATTCATCGCGGCGAACTGCGCCAGCTGGCCGAACGCGGACAGCACATGCGCTATCCGCTGGTGATGAAGGTGCCGGATGGTGCCTTCTCGCGCGGCATCGTCAAGATTGACGGGCCGGAGACACTGGTGCGTGAAGCCGAGCGACTGTTCCATGACTCCGCTCTGCTGCTGCTGCAGGAATGGCTCCCAACCGAGTTCGACTGGCGTATCGGCGTGCTCGACGGCAAGGTGCTGTTCGCCAGCCGTTACTACATGGCGCGTGGCCATTGGCAGATCTATGACCACAGCGGCGCCCGCACCCGCTCCGGCGGCTTTGCCACCGTTGACCCGAGTGATGTGCCCCCCGCCGTGATCAAGGCGGCTCTCAAGGCGACACGTCTGATCGGTGATGGGCTCTATGGAGTTGACCTCAAACAGCTCGAGGATCGCGTGGTGGTCATCGAGGTCAATGACAACCCCAATCTGGATGCGGGGGTCGAGGATGTCGTGCTGGGACGCGAGCTCTACCACCGAGTGATGCAGGTCTTCCTGGAGCGCATGCAGGCGCGCCGCCAGCCCGTGCTCGGCTGAATCCCCCGGCTGAATCCCCCGGCTGAATCCGCTGGCTGAACCGCTCGGGCCGGCATCTTTCTTCGATATCCCCAGGCCATACGACAACGCCCGCACTCCTTGAAGGGAGCGCGGGCGTTGTCATCGTCATTAGCCTTGAGCTTATTTCGCAACACGGGACGATGTCATTCGCCGAGCTGGACCTCGACCTCATACCCCGTGAACTTGCGCAGATTGATCACCCCGCTGTCGAGGATCAGATACTGACCCTTGAGCCCTTCGAGAACGCCTTCCACCACGGGTGTCTTGTCGAAGTTGAACGAGGTGACCTTGGTCGGCGCGGTACGCACCGGAAACTCGAAGGCCAATGCCGTGGTATCCAGTACCCGGATGGCGTCTTCCCCGCAATGCGCCTGCAGCGCCGCCAGACCCTCGGCCATCTGCTCGAGCAGTGCATCACGCTCGGCTTCCAGATCCAGCTCGGCCACATCGCCCTTGAGCATCGCGCGCCAGTTGGTGCGGTCATTGAGTGCCTGCTTGAACAGCACCTCGACCAGCCCAGACTGCAGACGATTGGAGACCTCGACGATGGGCAAGGCCTGGATGGCACCCTGATCGAACCAGCGCGTCGGCATCTGGGTCTTGCGGGTGATACCGACCTTGAGGCCGGAGGAGTTGGCCAGGTAGACGATATGCGGCTGGAAGCAATGCTCCTCACCCCACTGAGGATCACGACAGGTTCCTTCCGCGAAGTGACAGGTCTCCGGCTTCATGATGCAGCCATCACACTGTGGCAGCTTGCGAAAGCAGGGATAGCAATGCCCCTGCGCGAAGCTCTTCTTGGTCTTGCGCCCGCAATGGCTGCAGTGGATCTGACCGGTGAAGTCCAGGCGTACCTTGTGGCCAATATAGGCGTTCAGCGGCTGGGTGATCTCGCCCAGTCGCAGGCCATAGCTGGCCGCCAGCGGCTCACGCGAGACTGACTGCGCATCCGCCGAGGTATCGATCGCAAGCGCCTCACCGGCAGGCACGATGGACATCTTGCGGATGTCCCCTTTCAGGGTCACCGACTCCACGGCGGGCTGAGGTGCGCCATCGACGTCCAGTGCATCATCCAGTGTCAGTTGACCCACTTGATCTGCTCCGGCTCATCGCGTGAAGCAGTGTCGTCACCGTCACGTGGACCGCAGGTACCGTTGTCGATGAAGCCGACACGTGACTCGGCAGGCACGTTGTTGTGGACCTCGTACTTGATGACGGCCTCCATGCACAGCTCGACCTGCTCCGAGGTCAGCACCCGGCCGTCCGGCCATTTGCGCAGCTGCATGGACTGCTTGAGGCTCTCGTAGATGGTCGGGGTCATCTGTTCGACCATCCCGTCGAAAGTCATGTCACTCATGGGGGTTCTCCTGATGCTGGAGCACGGCGCGGGGGCAGCGCCACGCGGGCAAAGTGACGCCACGCCGTGCAAAATGCGACCATTCTATCATTGTCATCCGCCTGGCTGTCATGACGTGGCGCCCGGCGCGCGGCGCGGCAGCACGAATCCCAGCACCAGCCCTGCCAGCAGCCCACCGAGATGCGCCTCATTGGCGATGGCCCCAAGGCCGATGGCACTCGATAACGGTGTCATGCACAGCACCAGATAGATCAACATGAAGATCATCAGCGAGCGCTGCATCTGATAGCCCAGCATCGGCCGTCGACGAGCCGCGATGAAGACATAGCCGATCACGGCGAAATCGATTCCCGAGAGCCCGCCAAACAGCACACTGCCGGTGGCGTACTGCGCCAGGTTGGCAGCCACCCCGCTCACCAGCACCACCAGCGCGAAGCGCCAGGCGCCATCGATGGCCTCGATCTGGCGCCCGAACACCCATAGCCACAGCAGATTGAAGACCAGATGCAGAATGCCGAAATGCATCAAGGAGGGTGACCACAGCCGCCACCACTCCCCCGCCAGTGTCGTGGACAACGGCGCCGGTGCAATGTGCTGACTGCCCACCAGCTCAAAGGGCACGATGGCCAGCCATTCGAACACCGCCGCCTGACCCAGCACGTACTGACAGAGTACGGTGAGGCAACAGGCGAGCCCGACCAGCCATGTCAGCGGAGTCTGTCTGACGAGCTGCCAGAGACCGCCCGATGCACCGCTTGAGAAACCCGACGCCTCCGTAGCCTCATCGCGCAGCGGCTCTCCGCGTGAGTGGCGCTCCAGCATCGCGATCACGCGGGGGAGCTGCTCGGGGTCCGCCAGCCACAGCATCTGACGCACCGCCTCCCCGTCAGGGGTCGAGACGCGCTCGGAGGTGATCTGGTGGCCGATCTTCTCCGCCCACAGCGCCTGACGCAGTGCGAGCGTATCGAAGGAGTCGTCTAAGGTCAGAACCTGGAACATGCAGTGTCCTTGCAGTGACAAGTCAGCGTGATGGCATCTCTCGACAGTAGCCCGACGTCGAGAGCGCCGATGGGCGGTCGGTGGCAGATCCAGCTGATGCCACTCTGGATAGGGACTTGTCTGGAGAGCCGCGGTGGGGGCGATGACAAACTGACAGGCATAAAAAAAGTCCGGTGGGGGGCACCGGACTGAGCAAGGGATCATTCAAGGGAACACTTACTCTGAGTCCGGGATGGCGCTTTGGTTCACTGGCTGCTTATTGAAAAAAACAATGGCGATGAGAAAAGGCCGGCAGGTATGACTATGACCCCGCACGCTATCCCCTCATCTCACCGCGCCCCGACAACTCCTCGGCCGGCAACTCTTCCGGCAGTGGACGACTCGAGGGTTCGCGCGGCACCGGCACCCAGACGAAATTGGCGGCATCCAGCGTCGCTTCGCCACTGAAGCGATAGGCGACCAGGCGACCGCACTTGACGGCGCTGTAATCGAGACAGGCGATATTGGTCGCCGGGAGCGCAGGCACGCCTTCACACCAGTAATGCCCCAGGAACAATGGCAATTGCTCTGGTCCGTAATACGGCAATTTCTCGAGCTCGCCCTCGCTCAACCAGCGCGACTCCAGCTCTCCCGGCAGATTGTCGGGCTGGAACACCACATCGCCATAGGTGCGAGGCTCGCGCGCCCAGAAATGCGCCCGGAAACTGCGGCGCGT is from Cobetia marina and encodes:
- a CDS encoding YeaC family protein, with translation MSDMTFDGMVEQMTPTIYESLKQSMQLRKWPDGRVLTSEQVELCMEAVIKYEVHNNVPAESRVGFIDNGTCGPRDGDDTASRDEPEQIKWVN
- a CDS encoding rhomboid family intramembrane serine protease, yielding MFQVLTLDDSFDTLALRQALWAEKIGHQITSERVSTPDGEAVRQMLWLADPEQLPRVIAMLERHSRGEPLRDEATEASGFSSGASGGLWQLVRQTPLTWLVGLACCLTVLCQYVLGQAAVFEWLAIVPFELVGSQHIAPAPLSTTLAGEWWRLWSPSLMHFGILHLVFNLLWLWVFGRQIEAIDGAWRFALVVLVSGVAANLAQYATGSVLFGGLSGIDFAVIGYVFIAARRRPMLGYQMQRSLMIFMLIYLVLCMTPLSSAIGLGAIANEAHLGGLLAGLVLGFVLPRRAPGATS
- a CDS encoding DUF2797 domain-containing protein, giving the protein MGQLTLDDALDVDGAPQPAVESVTLKGDIRKMSIVPAGEALAIDTSADAQSVSREPLAASYGLRLGEITQPLNAYIGHKVRLDFTGQIHCSHCGRKTKKSFAQGHCYPCFRKLPQCDGCIMKPETCHFAEGTCRDPQWGEEHCFQPHIVYLANSSGLKVGITRKTQMPTRWFDQGAIQALPIVEVSNRLQSGLVEVLFKQALNDRTNWRAMLKGDVAELDLEAERDALLEQMAEGLAALQAHCGEDAIRVLDTTALAFEFPVRTAPTKVTSFNFDKTPVVEGVLEGLKGQYLILDSGVINLRKFTGYEVEVQLGE